Part of the Plodia interpunctella isolate USDA-ARS_2022_Savannah chromosome 13, ilPloInte3.2, whole genome shotgun sequence genome, GATTTGCTGTAGACATCAACTGATACAACTCGAGACGAATTGACAGCGTATCTTCAACTGTCAGCGAGTCAAACACATATCGACAAAAAGAGAgtcatagattttttattgacaGGTTCATACCAATACATCACATCATTACGGAATTCGATGCTGGAACAAATATGTGGATCAACCATAATTTCCCCCCACTTCGCTTTGACGGCGGCCCACTGCGTCCACGACCATACTGCGCAGTATTCCCTGAGTTTGAACAACTACTGCCTAGTTCCAGATGACTCATACCCGCAAGCTCAGGTGCTGGACATTATTACACATCCTCAGTACGATAAGTAAGACATGATAATTTACAAATGAGAAAAGAAGTGCTCCTCTCATTAGGGggacatttttgtatttcggGCATATATTTCTGGTCGTCACATGTGCAATGGTAGTGTGCTGATTACTGACTTACCTGGTAAGGTGATTTGGAGCATATACTTTGCCTTATGAGGTAGTAATTCTTCAACTACGAGCAGGTAAATATAAACACGCACatgattaaataatgtaagaaCCATTTCAAAATGTAGATACTTAGACAAACTTAATGTTATAGAATCATTGTTAGATATTGAAATTAGGTTTTTACTGTCCGTCGCAAAATTCCAAGCGTAATGAGACGACGTTGGACTTGCACTACGTGAAGAGAATATTCAAATGATCTCAGCTCCTCTGCAATCTTTAATGCAGCAGATAAGAAAAACCGATatcaaaaaaaagaaagaaaatcatATAAGGCCGCCATTACACTTGtacgttttatataataatccaaaattagtataaataataagtaacttACGAAGAATTTAGGTACACGTACAAAACCATTTGGACAAGTTGACTGTTCAGGAAAATAATATCGTTCCGGAGAAAAATCGCTTACGTAACTCGAATAGTATAAAGGCGGCCTAATaacaattaacattatttagaaaaaacatcgttgtgcataaaatatttgtctgttaTACCGAATTTACCATGCAGATTATCcgaattttattcaatattattaaaagcttGAATATAACTAAGTAAATACAGTAAGTATTCGTACCTCTATTACTTACTAttattgtgtgatttgtcctaatatatttattttttattatttatttcatattacacAATTGTTATTAGGAAAATTCCTCCTAAATGTTAGGAAAATTCTAATAATGAATATTCGCTGTAATTCCATCAGTCACCAAGGCTAAAATTAACGAAAAACACTGTTTTTCATGCGATATTCAAATACTTTGCATACTGGACAGTTGccaatgacaataaaaatgtggTCTTATTTGGGCTTTCCGCTCTTGGGTACAATTTATCATCGACATGGAATAGATTCAACATCTGTGGTCTTCCGAAAATATCTGAGACGAAATATACCTAACTTATACTTACTTAACCTTATATTTATCGTAAACTTGCAATACATTCCATAGTATTGCAAGTGTACGATTGTTTACCTtactcaataaaattattctgcAATTAATTGTGATTTTCAGCAATCTGAGATGATTGTTTATATCAGAGTTAGAATGGTAGTTTATAGTCCTCAACAACAATTAAGAACCTCATAAAACTGTTATCTAACTAAATCAATGCCTGATAAATAACGGTGTGCTTAATTTCAGAGTATCCAACGCTCATGACATATCCATATTACGGATTGACCTAAATTTTTCTGATGTTAGCTGGATTAACGACGCGATCCTCCCCACATCTAGCTTCGGCATTACAGGTGATCGATGCGTAACAGTAAATCGAAATAGATATTGGCCTAGGCTCAAATATAAAcgagttaattaattttagtttgagAAGTCCGCGAAGAAGTTTATTCCCGGCTTGATTAGATGTTTGcgtaggaaaataaatatttgagattGTGAACTACCCTAATATTTTGTGAACTATTTAATAAGTAGGTCTATAAGATGCCTAGGTAgaaaagacaaataaaatatatttaattatacactcgtattacataataatttgttctaattaaaaattattacatagatATGTACTCTAAAGctataaatatcttttaaagATCTATGTATGCATATGTACTATCTAAATAAGTACCATGTAAGATACGAAGTACAATacgaagataaataaattaggcaCAGGTTCTTCATTTACGCACAGTGTGACCATGACCAGACCAACCTTGTCGCAAAGGTCAGGTTCGTGCAAACGTTCAGTATACATCAGCTGCAATTTCAGGTGAATGCTCGATTTATGGCTACGGCTATAGAGACGACAAACAAATTTCGGACACGCTGGTGGCTGCCAACGTGGGGATAATGTCGTTAGACCGGTGCGCGACACTGCTGGGGCCGTACGTCGCTCCTAGCCATGACAGCGGAATGATATGCGCCTTCGGGGGGAAATCTGATGGTTGTCAGGTAAGGATGTGTGTCGTGTGGTcccaccctagaataggaccactccaaatcctcccgtggatgtcgtacgaggcgactaggGGACTCATAGCCTTAACAGCTAATAGGCAGCAATAACGTTCCCAAAGAggtttgacgtcaggcaagcgaccggttttaaaatcatagCGTCAAATTGTAACGATTATTACATGTGAACCCTAAACTtaggggcgtcacagctccgaatggaACCCAGAACAGCTTGGATACCTATGAAGTCATGCAGCGGATTTTACAGACCAGcctccaaaaaataaaaaatacatacctaagTGCCATTACCTTCTATCAGTTATGCCTTTCATTGGAGTCAAagtaaatagtatatttttcgcgtatgaataaaaaacaaactttatacTATTAGTAGAGATAATAGAAGATAAACTCACCATTGTCACCAGTCCCATTCTTTTGACTCAGCAGAAAGTAACTGGAAGCCGGTAGCATTCGGTGTGGGAGTTTAATGTGAATATCCTGTTTTACGTTAATGGAGTCAACTAGCTTCCATGCGTGATCCCGCCAACTGTAAGGAATTTACGAAAATTTTAGTACTCGACAAGttgataataaatgtttattgtagTATAAGAGAAACACTTACCTACAATTATGAAGCAGAAAAACTTGAcgaaatttaatatacatttccTCGCATATCTACTTGCAtatcaacaaaacaataaaaaaattgacaaaaattgCAGGGTGATTCAGGAGGACCTTTAATTTGCGATGGGAAACTGCAAGGGCTGAGTAGTTACGGCGTCGACTGCGGATTGGCCGGAGCACCCGGTGTCTACGTCAGTACAGGGGCTCACTTGCAGTGGATACGGAACATTACCAATCtacactgatattataaaattaatcgcCATACCACACATACCCCGTTTgactttttattgaattaaatcaatttattgttttgcaGTGATTTCTGAATtaggtataaaacaaattttagtgTGCAAAGATAGTGAATCGTTTACATTTCTTACACTAGCGGTATATGTTTAAAACCTTGGTTTGTAGCCTACTAAATAAAAGACTAAAATGGACCATATCACCCTTTAATCAACAACATTTTTTCTAAACATCATAAGCATCTTATAAACTAAGAAGTTTTGCAGAAAAATGTATCAAGCTTCGAAACATGATGACTACTATTATACTGTGAAGCGAACCGACAAGGGTGCGAACACCGTGTAGTCAGAACTACTACCATTAACTATgcttaacattttaaacatcCAATGTCaaacaaaagtattaaatattatgttcatAAATAACTTGGGCTTATTACGTGTTTTCAATTCGTTACATTACCTTTTCGCAGTCAACTAATCATAGTGGTATTGTGAAATGATTTGTTAAgtctatttaatttgatacaaGCGCCAAAGAGCAGAAAAAGCTGAATTGAAAACTCGCACTACgcacataaatatttgtctggtTTCATCGCAACTTAGTTTGTCAACAAATCTCCCGTTCTCTCTTACACCGAAGgtagacaaaaaaattgacTAATCGACCCAAATAACACGAAAACCCGTAATGATTATATAAAGCTTAATCTTACTTAAAAGGAAATCTTGCGTTGCTTCACaacaataagtaggtacaataaCCGTATTTTcctccattaaaaaaaatcttgtatagAAATGTGGACTGGAAAATATACCAAATTGGCTTCAATATGGCACTATTTTACaataacacaaatacatagtctgcgtatttttaaaaataattcagccttactatatatacattatctTATGGacatggaaaaatataaatatacgttCTGAATTCTCCTTATTGGTAATTGGTAGCTCTGCGTGTGTCAATAGACTGGTTTATTCCAGGCAAAGTTTACGCCTGGGCGTAAACCAGGCGTAAATACCATCTCTGCGTGTATCTATCTATACAAACCAATAATTATGCAATAGATAATTAACTATACATAGTTAATTATCTATTGCATAATTAttgcatatattattattagattattaGATAATTAACTATACATAGTTAATTATCTATTGCATAATTAttgcatatattattattagattattaGATAATTAACTATACATAGTTAATTATCTATTGCATAATTATTGCATAGTTATTTATCTATTGCATAATTATTGGTTTGTATAGATAGATACACGCAGAGATGGTATTTACGCCTGGTAACGCCAATAcaactattaaaataagtacatatataaacatcacAATTATGGCTTAAACATAGCGTCATTCATTAAATgaagttatacatatatatagtgCGACAGAGAAAAACAAAGCATCCGCCtacattctaaaaaaataattaaaatattctgatAACAATAGGTTATACTGCCGCACCCTGAATGAATCATTGCACCAGCAGCCGAACCTTGGTACCTAAAAGGTACATGATTCTACAATATAATTCATACGGAACTATTTACAAGTAAACTCCAAGATTAGTATTTtactgtaggtaggtattaaaataaatctcatCTTCTTGAATAAGGTAAGTAAAATGAGTGTAGATAATGAGATGAATTTTAAACGAAAATATGAacaaattagatatatttttatagtccctataacattagttataaaaatcaaGGAACCATTCAGCAAATCAATGTCATATCAAATACGTCGACGCACCATTTTTGCATTG contains:
- the LOC128674581 gene encoding kallikrein-4-like isoform X3, translated to MLEQICGSTIISPHFALTAAHCVHDHTAQYSLSLNNYCLVPDDSYPQAQVLDIITHPQYDKVSNAHDISILRIDLNFSDVSWINDAILPTSSFGITGECSIYGYGYRDDKQISDTLVAANVGIMSLDRCATLLGPYVAPSHDSGMICAFGGKSDGCQGDSGGPLICDGKLQGLSSYGVDCGLAGAPGVYVSTGAHLQWIRNITNLH
- the LOC128674581 gene encoding kallikrein-4-like isoform X2 yields the protein MCIAICVYVVVYAESLIRGSYQYITSLRNSMLEQICGSTIISPHFALTAAHCVHDHTAQYSLSLNNYCLVPDDSYPQAQVLDIITHPQYDKVSNAHDISILRIDLNFSDVSWINDAILPTSSFGITGECSIYGYGYRDDKQISDTLVAANVGIMSLDRCATLLGPYVAPSHDSGMICAFGGKSDGCQGDSGGPLICDGKLQGLSSYGVDCGLAGAPGVYVSTGAHLQWIRNITNLH
- the LOC128674581 gene encoding trypsin II-P29-like isoform X1, whose translation is MSGKTFIVVIITCIGFTWSVAECARMKRVVGGYDVPCGSYQYITSLRNSMLEQICGSTIISPHFALTAAHCVHDHTAQYSLSLNNYCLVPDDSYPQAQVLDIITHPQYDKVSNAHDISILRIDLNFSDVSWINDAILPTSSFGITGECSIYGYGYRDDKQISDTLVAANVGIMSLDRCATLLGPYVAPSHDSGMICAFGGKSDGCQGDSGGPLICDGKLQGLSSYGVDCGLAGAPGVYVSTGAHLQWIRNITNLH